A genome region from Brassica oleracea var. oleracea cultivar TO1000 chromosome C2, BOL, whole genome shotgun sequence includes the following:
- the LOC106324098 gene encoding uncharacterized protein LOC106324098 — MDEIRSANPDLVEYLEEVDVSLWSRVHCQGDMYNLKTSNIAESINSALKRARGFPIQFLLEFIREKLGRWYWKRRGDALSLTTQHSRGVEHLLAVREENAYTLRVQQIDGWKFFVKGGNRDCNVDMELQKCDCGVYQVEKIPCSHAIAVGTAAGVHISTLVWPVYSKDTLFAGYSENIYPCVGQLVEAHFMFYELI, encoded by the exons ATGGATGAGATACGGAGTGCAAATCCGGATCTTGTTGAGTATCTGGAGGAAGTCGATGTGAGCCTATGGTCAAGGGTTCATTGTCAGGGAGACATGTACAACTTAAAAACGAGCAATATCGCTGAATCAATTAACTCCGCACTGAAGCGAGCAAGAGGATTTCCTATTCAGTTCCTGCTAGAGTTCATAAGGGAGAAGCTAGGAAGGTGGTACTGGAAAAGGAGAGGAGATGCTTTGAGTCTTACAACTCAACATAGTCGGGGTGTTGAACACTTGCTTGCTGTCCGAGAGGAGAACGCGTATACTCTGAGAGTCCAACAAATTGATGGATGGAAGTTCTTTGTGAAAGGTGGCAATAGGGACTGTAATGTTGATATGGAACTTCAAAAGTGTGATTGTGGTGTCTATCAAGTCGAGAAAATACCTTGCTCCCATGCTATAGCAGTTGGAACAGCAGCTGGTGTGCATATCTCCACACTTGTATGGCCGGTCTACTCAAAGGATACTTTGTTTGCAGGATACTCAGAGAATATATATCCTTGTGTTGGACAACTTGTTGAGGCAC ACTTTATGTTTTATGAACTTATCTGA